The genomic segment CTggtcccgtgtggttctttcTCATCTCCTCCTTGTCCTTGCCACCAGGTACAATTGTGAGTGCGAACCCGGCTGGGAAGGGCAACACTGCGAGCAGGAGAAAGACGAGTGCCAGCCCAATCCGTGCCAAAATGACGGCTCGTGCGTGGACCGACATAACGGCTACACTTGCGTGTGCCAGCTTGGATTCAGAGGTAGCGTTAAGACAATGTGATATTAATCATTTGGAGCTCGACTTAAACTCCGTATCTGCTCTTAGGTGTGAACTGCGAGAAGAACATCGACGAGTGCGCGTCCAATCCTTGTCTCAACCAGGGCTTCTGCATCGACAGGGTCAACGGTTACACTTGCCAGTGCAGTCCGCCGTTCACAGGTCGGGCGCCCTAACTAGGAAATTGTTGTCAACCAAAATGTGATTTGTGAAATGATGAGGTTGATATTCCAAACAGGTAAAAACTGTAAGGACGAGCTTGCCCCTTGCGCTTCACATCCGTGCGAAAGGGGAGGAGTCTGCCGACCCACGGCGGACTACAGCTCCTACACCTGCCGATGCCCTGCCGGATGGCAAGGTACGTCATTGTGGTCGATGCCAGGACTTCCGCGTGACTTCAATCTCTTCATCTGTTTCTCGCCACAGGGCCGCGCTGCACGGAGGATGTCAACGAGTGCAAAAAGAATCCTTGCAGGAACGGCGGCCGTTGTGTCAACAGCCCGGGCAGCTACATGTGTAAATGTCAACCCGGCTACAGCGGACACAATTGTCAGACGGATGTCGACGACTGCTCGCCCAGTGAGTTTGCCCGCGACGCGAGTTGGTGCACGATGATGAatctttttaatgaaataattCCCCTCGTGCACACTTCAGACCCGTGTTTGAACGGAGGTTCCTGCGTGGACGACGTGGGCGGTTTTGCCTGCGAGTGCCGACAGGGTTTCGCAGGCGGTCGCTGCGAGACCGAGATCGACGAGTGCGCCAGCCAACCTTGCTGGAACGGCGCCAACTGCCGAGATTACGTCAACAGTTTCGTGTGCGAGTGTCGGGCGGGTTTTGATGGATTCCTGTGTGAGCGCAACATCCAAGAATGCACCGAAAGGTTAGCTGCCCAATGATTACTcaacttgctttttttttttgtaacttttttccttcccttgGCAGCTCTTGCCTGAATAACGGCACATGCATCGATGACATCAACACCTTTTCGTGCCGCTGCCGACCCGGCTTCTACGGCACCTTTTGCGAGTATGAGCAGAACGAATGCGACTCCCAGCCTTGTAAGAACGGCGGAACCTGCACCGACGGCCTGGGCACCTACAGATGCACTTGTCCTGTCGGCTACAATGGACAAAACTGCCAGGCATGTGTCATCTTTTCGTATTTGATGAAAGACGTTGGAGTAGAAGCTTCCAACACAATTTTGACTTAAACACTGTTTCCAGAACTTTGTCAACTTGTGTAGCCAAGTGCGCTGTCACAACGGCGGCTCCTGCTCTCAGACCGCCACCTCCTGGACTTGTCATTGTCAAATGGGCTGGACTGGACTTTACTGCGATGTGCCCAATATGTCCTGCCAGGACTTTGCTGCGCGAAATGGTGAGGACATTTCGTCTACTTACAAAATGTTCTAGCAGGTAGTGTATGttacatgtcttttttttttttacttctccaGGTCTGGAAGTGGAGAATGTTTGCAAAAACGCAGGGCGATGCGTAAACGTGGCTAATTCCCACCAGTGTCAGTGCCAGCCAGGATACACGGGCAGCTACTGTAAAGATATGGTGGATGAATGCCAGTCCAATCCTTGCCGCAACGGAGCTACTTGCATGGACTATCAGGGCACATATGAATGTGTCGTaagtaaatgtttattttgcgCATGGGGTAAATACTCATTCCATTAGCTTCCACCTCTGTCCTAAACACGCATTTTGCTTCTGTAGTGTAAGCCGGGCTACCAAGGGGTGAACTGCCAGTACGACGTGGACGAATGCAACTCGAGGCCGTGTCTCCACGGGGGAACGTGCATCAACCTCATCAACCGCTTCACCTGCGCTTGCCCGCCAGGAACACAAGGTAAGCCCCGACTTCCTTCCACCAACcacagatgtggcatcatctGCTTGTCACGTGTCACGAAGGTCTCCAGTGCGAGATGAACGTGGACGACTGCGCGCCCAAGCCCGGCTCGTGGGAGCCGCGCTGTCGTAACGGCGGTCAGTGCGTGGACGGGATTGGACGATATACGTGTACCTGCCCGCCGGGCTTTGTCGGAGAACACTGTGAGGGTGATCTCAATGAATGCCTGTCCGGACCTTGCCACGCCGCCGGCAGCCTGGACTGCGTGCAGCTCGTCAATGACTATCTGTGCCGCTGCCGCCTTGGATACACCGGTATGCCGAACCCCGCCGAGAGACACGATAatgacgcaaaaaaaaaaaaatgtcttctgaTGTTTGGTCTCTTTTTGAAGGTCGCCATTGTGAGTCCATGGTGGATTTGTGTCTGTCCAAGCCGTGCCACAACAGCGGCGTCTGCTCCATGAACATGAGCTCAGTTCACGGCTACACCTGCTCCTGTCCACCTGTAAGTTTCCTGTGCCACTTCTTTGGCAAAACCTTTTTATTAAAATCTCAGCCTAATAGAAAAAAGCTTAAAGGTGATTCGATGTTGGTCATGATGTCAATCACTAGACCACGCCCCCTCAGAGACACCCATCCAACACTTTATAATTCAATGCTTCAGTCAAGTTACAACTTTTTTCCACTTAATCCTTGTTCTCTTAACTAACCTCTTCCCGTTCTTTAACCCTCACGCTTGCTTCAGACGGGCAAACCATGGCCGAGGTATGGTAGACAAGCACTTGTTGTAAATAATCATCAAATGCGCTTCTTACCTCCACATGCTATTGCAAGGATCGACCGCCACTTGACAAACATGAATACGATTGGATGTTCCTTTTTTTAGGGCTTTGCTGGATTCAACTGTGGCGACCTGGAAGGCTACAGCTGCGCCAAGCTCCACTGCCAAAATGGTGGCAACTGCGTGGAGTCACCAGTGGGCCAGCTCTACTGCCAGTGCCAACCTGGCTTCAGCGGCCCGCACTGCGAGAGCAAGCAGACGTGCCCGACGCCTTGCCAAAATGGCGGAACGTGCATCAGCGACCCTTCCAACCCGTACCTGTACAGCTGCCGCTGCCCGACGCATTTCTCCGGGCGCTACTGCGAGAACCAAGTGTCGGTTCCGCGCAGCCCTTCCTGCCCGTATCTCCAGTGCGAGCACCAGTCGGGCGATAAAGTGTGCGACACGCAGTGCAACAACCACGAGTGTCAGTGGGACGGAGGCGACTGCTCGCTCAACTGGAAGCAGCCTTGGGTCAACTGCACCGCCAGTGTTCCTTGCTGGGACTATTTTAAAAACGGACGTTGCGACAAGGAGTGCGACAACCCCGGCTGCCTCTTCGATAGCTTCGAGTGCCAGGAACATGCGCCCGGCGCCTGCAAGTATGTCACCCATTCCACtgatttgaggaaaaaaaaatactatttacATAAAATGGtgcaaaaattgaaaattaagttatctttatttttagacAAGGGAGCAATTTTTGAAAAAGGCGTTACTAACTaactaaatgaataaaagaaataacaaataaaatacaaataaaatacaaataaattacaaataaaatacaaataaataaataaaacaaaaacatgaaccaataaatgttttgttatttacaAGGGGAGtaaacaaatccaaaatggCCGCAAAGCAAAATCAAACAAGATCTCAgtgtttgattttctttttttaggtaTGACAGATACTGTCCGGACCACTACGGTAACCTGGTGTGTGACTGGAGCTGCAACACGGAGGCCTGCGGCTGGGACGGCCTGGACTGCGCCAAAGACACTCCGGCCAAAGTGATCGAGGGTACCCTGGTCATCGTGGTCCGGCTTCAGCCTAAGGAGCTGATTGAGGACATGCGTGGCTTCTTGCGCTCCTTGGGAGCACTGCTACACACCAACCCGAAGGTGAAGCTGGATGAGAACAAGGAGCCCATGGTGTACCCGTACTACGGGCCAGAGGAAGGCCACGGGCGTCTCTTTCAAAAGGGCAGAAGCAAGCGTGAGATGGAGAGAGAAGTTATCGGGTAAGGAGGAGAATCTTAGTTAAAAGTGATAAAGTTTGTGTCTaatgtcaaaacattttcagttcTGTGGTCCACCTGCAAATCGATAACCGGGAATGCGCTCAGAAGTCCGAAGACTGTTTCTCAAACACCAACGAAGCCGCTTCCTTCATCGCAGCGGCGCACATCAAGGCCGACCTGCCTTATCCTCTCGTGTCTGTTAACAGTAAGTCGATTTCCCAGCCGGGCTGGTAAACAAGGTCCGACTCTCGACGCTCCTTTTTTAGGCGACCTGACGGTTCAAAAGATGCCCACGTTCCCCATGTACGTGATCGGCGTGGCGGTCGTCGTCATTCTGCTCATTGTGGTGTTGGGCATGCTGGCGGccaagaggaaaaataaacacggGTTGCTGTGGCTACCCGATGGCTTTTTGGCCAATAAGAACGACAAGAGGAAAGAACCTGTCGGTCAAGATGACTTTGACATGAAGTGAGTGCTTGAATGAGGAGCATTCAAAGacatccaaataaaacacTTGTCTGCTCACATCAGAAATTTCAAGAGCCCGGACGGAGCCATGATGGATGGACGGCAGGGCCAGCGATGGATGGACGATGAGGTTCCAGCCAAGATCCCAAGAGTGAGTCGATTAGGAGAACTCTCGGTCATTGCGATGTGTGCTCCAACTTCACGTTGCCTTTTGGTTAGAATGAAGACAAGCCCTTGCTCATGTCTTCCGACGGAGGCGTCGACCGGAGGGAGTGGACCCTGCAACATCGCAAGGCCGCTGATGTCATCCTGACTCCGCCGCAAGCCGATGTAGATACAAACTGTCTGGATGTTAACGTCAAGGGACCTGGTAAGAAGTCTTGAAGCCCGATAGTCTTTTGAATTCGTTCGTCCTGCCACTCTTATTGCTCTTCTTTCAGATGGCTTCACGCCGCTGATGTTGGCTTCGCTCCGCAACGGCGGCGGCCCCGACTGTTCGTTCCCGggcgaggaggaagaggagagcgGAGGCGACGAACCGAGTCCGAGCGTCATATCCGACCTGATCGCGCAAGGTGCTTCGCTCATGGCCCAGACGGACCGCACGGGAGAAACGGCGCTGCATCTGGCCGCTCGTTACGCCAGGGCGGACGCCGCCAAGAGGCTGCTGGACGCCGGCGCTGATCCCAACGCCCACGACAACATGGGCAGAACTCCTCTGCACGCCGCCGTGGCGGCGGACGCGCAGGGCGTCTTCCAGGTCAGGCCGGCATCAAAGACATGGACGACACGCATGAGATTCCTCACcaattacatttctttttgcttcCTTGTAGATTCTCATTCGCAATCGTGCCACGGATCTGGACTCCCGAATGAATGACGGCACCACTCCTCTAGTCCTGGCGGCCAGGTTGGCCGTGGAAGGCATGGTGGAAGAACTGATCCACTGCCACGCTGACATCAACGCTGTTGATGATCATGGTTAGTCATGCAAAAGGGAAAAAGCCTTCGAATGTACTTGAGATCATATGTAGGCACGTGATGGCatcaaagcactacttttacATCGCCTGAGCACAAACAGGACATAGGTGAGCTTTTCAACGtatgtcctttttttatctCGCCGTCAATTCAGGCAAGTCGGCTCTTCACTGGGCTGCAGCAGTGAACAACGTGGAGGCCACGCTTGTGCTCTTGAAGAACGGAGCCAACCGCGACATGCAGGACAATAAGGTTAGCCatcgaatgaatgaatttgaaGTTTTCAATCATGTGACGAGGCAACCCGgtgccttttttctttcaggagGAGACCCCTCTGTTCCTGGCCGCCAGAGAAGGCAGCTTCGAAGCCGCTCAAGTGCTCCTCGACCACTACTCAAATCGCGACATCACCGACCATCTCGACCGTCTCCCCAGAGACACGGCTCAAGAACGGATGCACCACGACATAGTGCGCCTGCTGGACCAGTACAATTTGGTTCACAGCCCCCACAATGGGCCCAATCACATCGGCGGAAACTCTTCAGTCATGTGCGGGGCGAACGGAGCCGCCTTCATCGGCATGCGTCCCGGCCCGCAGGGAAAAAAGAGCCGGAGGGGCGGCGGCAAGATGGGGGGTGTAGGAGGGGGGACCAAGGAGCCCAAAGACATGAAGGCCAAGCGAAGAAAGAAGCCCACCGGAGGGGAGGGTCCGGGTGCTGGCGGCGGTGGCGTCAACGGCGTGAAGGCAGCTGGAGGACTTCCCGAAAGTTCCGTCACCATGTCGCCCGTCGACTCCCTGGAGTCGCCGCACTCGTACACGGGCGACGCATCCGGCGCGGCCACCACCACCGCCAACTCGCCGCCCCTCATGAGCAGCCCCGGAACCAGGCCCATGCTGCCCCCCGTCAGCCACATGCTgggccagcagcagcagcagcagcaagcctGGGTGGGCATGAGCAAGCACGGCTACAGCGGCCACATGTTCGGCCTGCTGCCGCACCCCATGGGGGGAACCCACCGCGGTATGCCGCAGCACCACGGCCACGGGGGCCCCATGCTGACCCCCATGAATGTCACCATGAGTCGGGAGCAGCTGCCCCCCATCGTCACCTTCCAAATGATGCCGCCCGGCGGAGGCCAAGGCATGATGAAGCAGCCTCAGCAGGCCCACGTGCAGGTGACCCAAGCCCAGCCGCAGAACCCTCAACCGGGACCCGGCCACCTCCGCTGTAGCCAGGGCTTGGTGTACCAGATGCCCGAGCAGATGAGCATGGGGCTCCCCCACCCCATGCAGCACGCCGTCGGCCACGGAGGGCCGCTGCCTTCCTATCCACCCATGCAGAGCCCGGTGGATAAGTACCCCACCCCGCCCTCCCAGCACAGCTTCACCCCCGCCAGCTCCGAGGGCACCACCCCCGGCCCCAGGCATCCTCCCAGCGAGCACCCCTATCTCACGCCCTCGCCCGAATCCCCGGACCCTTGGTCGTCGTCTTCGCCGCACTCCAACTCGGACTGGTCTGACGTCACCACCAGCCCCACCCCGCTGGCCAACGGCCACCACGCCTTGCCCTCAGCCCGCCACACGCACATTCCAGAGCAGGCGCAGCTGCAGCCGCAGGCGCAGCCGCCGGCGCAGCAACAGGCGTCCCAGCAGTCGTCGGCTTTGGGGAGCCAGCAAGTGTTCGCGTAGGCTGGCCGGCGGGCGGCCAAGCAGCCAAAGAATGACTCTTGGGGGTTCTACGCGCTTCCGCGTAGTAACTTTCTTTGTTCCCATTATATGTATGTTATAGCCTTCTCTCTTTGCACTTAAGAAAACTTATGTATAGTTTCTAAAATGTCCCGAGCTAGAAATCaaatacagtggtgccttgactaagtgtttttttttttctgttacaagCAAACTTGTGATCATTACacccaaattcaaaatgagaCCACACAGAGGTCCTGGAACTAATGAACTTGTATGGAACAGTATCTTTGTACAGtacaccccccaaaaaaaaaataatgttgtgACATTGTCTCCATGTGTACCAAACAACCTCACGTAAAATTCGGTTGGCAAGCAACCATggactttttatttgtattttttttttacgatcaCATGGTCATGGAGATGGGGAGCGGGGATGTTCTGCATTGATCCTTTGTGCCTCTTCTATTTATGCGTGTTCATGTTGAAACCACTCCCCTTTGGCCAAGCGTACGGGACTGGATTGCCTGTTTGTTATTCGTGACACCATCGCAAGCTTTTACTTGTGGGCAGttacaaaaaaggaaaatcatcGTTGGAaagctccatttttttttctggtgttGAAATATACACGGACGCACAGCACATTCTGCTTGTAAAGTCTGAGATTTTACTTggcaacgtttttttttttaacggctTTTTTTATATGAATACGGTGCGCACTTGAttgtaaatgatttttttttaactgcctctttttccatgttttctttcaaaactATGTAaccttcctcttttttttttgcttagttACAATCATTGTGTCTGTTTTATGTCGTGATGCATAAGTCACGTCTCGAGGTCAATCAAAGTATTTTGTCTTCGAAGTTCTTCTCTGGAAAGCCGTTTGAGCGTTTATTCCACATTCTTGGTAATCTCAGAAGGTACTTATACGCTTTTCTCACTAATAAGAATTAGCGTAGGAGTAAAATGACTACtaggaatgtttttgttttttttccactgcaaGTACCACTTTTGGATTTATTCGTCATTTTTGCTGGTGTGCTGAATTGTCTTATTAGTGAAGGCAAAAGTATAATAGGTTACGGAACTTGAGGTCAAGGATATGGAATAAATGTTCTCACGGCTTTCCGTACCCACTTGCAGTCGTGCGTCCTATACAAAGGTCGCAATTGCGATTTGCAATTGGCAATATTCTCAACCAAGTCGTGGTTTAAATTTCCACAAGAGACATTTGATATTTCTGCATATATAGCAGGTAAAAGCTATGTTTATAAAGTCTGTGTATATAgatgtttcttttcattgacCAGATGTAGTTGTGGCCAAGTTTGGTAAACTAGAACAAAAAGATCAGCCAACTTTCCTAATTAAAGCCCGGATTATCAGCGTCATgtgtgttcttttattttagacagttttatttttatcttaattaattcaatttatttgataaaatatagaatagaatagatctttattgtcattgtcacacatcatcatcatcatcggtttaaagtccatgTTCCtgattttctgtaggggttaactcccttagcccattcctctcccgaggagcccactgggcagtggtactattaacccatagttgggggctggttcgtgggcaccagggcgtgtccacacaccggtgggcctgcgtgccgcacgtctaggggccaaacctcctccgagtcccttgtagtttagcctgggtccgtgttgtacccagttaccatgtgtcgccgcgtggaggcactacatagggcttgctgttagagaggctttgtactggcagggagagacttacgcactcggctctcccgttcgcatactgctagccagcggtgagggttgacagtgagaagtgacatgcactgggcactccaccaacacactagacgcatc from the Syngnathus acus chromosome 4, fSynAcu1.2, whole genome shotgun sequence genome contains:
- the notch2 gene encoding neurogenic locus notch homolog protein 2, with product MERLPGFSSGTSLVFVLTFVHLSQALQCVDDKAPCVNNATCQTFSNGTGHCRCAPGFLGEYCHHKDPCHPGFCLNGGNCSVSLLAGVPVPGSATCVCPLGFIGEYCHIPQNSTCYPDNPCANKGTCTLLSLDKYTCKCARGWAGQRCEHEDSCLSSPCANGGSCRALPGGKHICYCPPGYTGPRCLNDTDECVASPTKCQNEGTCINTPGSYKCICGAGFTGRHCESSYVPCSPSPCLNGGTCHQNSETSYSCHCLPGFNGTNCENNIDDCPGHQCENGGTCMDGVNTYNCQCPPEWTGQHCTEDVDECRLQPNTCQNGGTCNNLAGSYVCVCVNGWSGPDCSENIDDCATAACTQGSTCIDRVASFICLCPHGKTGLLCHIDDACISNPCREGSQCDTNPITGMFHCNCPAGYVGSTCTNDRDECSIGSNPCEHGGQCVNTDGSFMCNCVRGYAGPRCEQDVNECASNPCQNDGTCLDRIGDYTCICMHGFEGTHCEIEVNECLSSPCLNQGKCLDQVSRFVCECPAGFSGETCQIDIDECSSTPCLNGAKCIDRPNSYDCECAEGFTGLLCEDNINDCQPDPCYHGVCKDGIATFSCECIQGYVGSICNIQVQECHSNPCQNRGRCIDLVNGYQCNCPPGTSGVNCEINEDDCDSNPCEHGACQDGINEYKCVCSPGYTGLRCDVDINECASNPCRSGGTCRDKVNGFHCLCPPSTHGPLCLSGIDHCEHQPCEHGQCIEQQHGYNCECEPGWEGQHCEQEKDECQPNPCQNDGSCVDRHNGYTCVCQLGFRGVNCEKNIDECASNPCLNQGFCIDRVNGYTCQCSPPFTGKNCKDELAPCASHPCERGGVCRPTADYSSYTCRCPAGWQGPRCTEDVNECKKNPCRNGGRCVNSPGSYMCKCQPGYSGHNCQTDVDDCSPNPCLNGGSCVDDVGGFACECRQGFAGGRCETEIDECASQPCWNGANCRDYVNSFVCECRAGFDGFLCERNIQECTESSCLNNGTCIDDINTFSCRCRPGFYGTFCEYEQNECDSQPCKNGGTCTDGLGTYRCTCPVGYNGQNCQNFVNLCSQVRCHNGGSCSQTATSWTCHCQMGWTGLYCDVPNMSCQDFAARNGLEVENVCKNAGRCVNVANSHQCQCQPGYTGSYCKDMVDECQSNPCRNGATCMDYQGTYECVCKPGYQGVNCQYDVDECNSRPCLHGGTCINLINRFTCACPPGTQGLQCEMNVDDCAPKPGSWEPRCRNGGQCVDGIGRYTCTCPPGFVGEHCEGDLNECLSGPCHAAGSLDCVQLVNDYLCRCRLGYTGRHCESMVDLCLSKPCHNSGVCSMNMSSVHGYTCSCPPGFAGFNCGDLEGYSCAKLHCQNGGNCVESPVGQLYCQCQPGFSGPHCESKQTCPTPCQNGGTCISDPSNPYLYSCRCPTHFSGRYCENQVSVPRSPSCPYLQCEHQSGDKVCDTQCNNHECQWDGGDCSLNWKQPWVNCTASVPCWDYFKNGRCDKECDNPGCLFDSFECQEHAPGACKYDRYCPDHYGNLVCDWSCNTEACGWDGLDCAKDTPAKVIEGTLVIVVRLQPKELIEDMRGFLRSLGALLHTNPKVKLDENKEPMVYPYYGPEEGHGRLFQKGRSKREMEREVIGSVVHLQIDNRECAQKSEDCFSNTNEAASFIAAAHIKADLPYPLVSVNSDLTVQKMPTFPMYVIGVAVVVILLIVVLGMLAAKRKNKHGLLWLPDGFLANKNDKRKEPVGQDDFDMKNFKSPDGAMMDGRQGQRWMDDEVPAKIPRNEDKPLLMSSDGGVDRREWTLQHRKAADVILTPPQADVDTNCLDVNVKGPDGFTPLMLASLRNGGGPDCSFPGEEEEESGGDEPSPSVISDLIAQGASLMAQTDRTGETALHLAARYARADAAKRLLDAGADPNAHDNMGRTPLHAAVAADAQGVFQILIRNRATDLDSRMNDGTTPLVLAARLAVEGMVEELIHCHADINAVDDHGKSALHWAAAVNNVEATLVLLKNGANRDMQDNKEETPLFLAAREGSFEAAQVLLDHYSNRDITDHLDRLPRDTAQERMHHDIVRLLDQYNLVHSPHNGPNHIGGNSSVMCGANGAAFIGMRPGPQGKKSRRGGGKMGGVGGGTKEPKDMKAKRRKKPTGGEGPGAGGGGVNGVKAAGGLPESSVTMSPVDSLESPHSYTGDASGAATTTANSPPLMSSPGTRPMLPPVSHMLGQQQQQQQAWVGMSKHGYSGHMFGLLPHPMGGTHRGMPQHHGHGGPMLTPMNVTMSREQLPPIVTFQMMPPGGGQGMMKQPQQAHVQVTQAQPQNPQPGPGHLRCSQGLVYQMPEQMSMGLPHPMQHAVGHGGPLPSYPPMQSPVDKYPTPPSQHSFTPASSEGTTPGPRHPPSEHPYLTPSPESPDPWSSSSPHSNSDWSDVTTSPTPLANGHHALPSARHTHIPEQAQLQPQAQPPAQQQASQQSSALGSQQVFA